In Aedes aegypti strain LVP_AGWG unplaced genomic scaffold, AaegL5.0 Primary Assembly AGWG_AaegL5_hic_scaff_2284_PBJ_arrow, whole genome shotgun sequence, a single window of DNA contains:
- the LOC110680989 gene encoding histone H2A, which translates to MSGRGKGGKVKGKAKSRSNRAGLQFPVGRIHRLLRKGNYAERVGAGAPVYLAAVMEYLAAEVLELAGNAARDNKKTRIIPRHLQLAIRNDEELNKLLSGVTIAQGGVLPNIQAVLLPKKTEKKA; encoded by the coding sequence ATGTCTGGCCGCGGCAAAGGAGGCAAAGTTAAGGGAAAGGCAAAGTCCCGTTCCAACCGCGCTGGATTGCAGTTCCCAGTCGGTCGTATTCACCGTCTGCTCCGGAAGGGCAACTATGCCGAGCGTGTCGGTGCCGGCGCTCCAGTCTACTTGGCTGCCGTTATGGAATATCTGGCCGCTGAAGTGCTCGAATTGGCAGGAAACGCTGCCCGTGACAACAAGAAGACCAGAATCATTCCCCGTCATCTGCAGTTGGCCATCCGCAACGACGAAGAATTGAACAAGCTGCTGTCCGGTGTTACCATCGCCCAAGGTGGTGTTCTGCCCAACATTCAGGCTGTCTTGCTGCCGAAGAAAACCGAGAAGAAGGCATAA